TTCACCAAAAGAGACAAAGATGCTATCGTCGTAGGATTAGGATGCGATGAAACCGGACAGGAAGAATTATCCAAGGAAGGATATATTTACGTTGGCGACCCGGCATCGTTCCCCGAGCGATATGGAAACTACCTCATCCCTGCAGCACTCATGAAACTTGCCGGTCATTCCCTTCCCGAGGGTATTTTTGTCCAGCACGTCGTCGTGACGCCGATGAATGTTTGTGAACTCTATCCAAAGTGGCCCTGTGTCACACCAGAAGGATATCCCGACGTGAAGTACGAATTCCCCAAAGAAGCGTACAACAAATTCCTGGCCGAGCTTCGAGAGAAGTACAAAGAGTACGCACAACTCATTCCCGAAGATATACAATAAAATCAATACCCCCTGGGGTGCCCCAGGGGGTAAAAGGAAGATAAGCATGTCATACTTAGAAATGCATAGTATCGTTAAATCCTTTTCGGGGGTAAGGGTACTCGATGAAATCAATTTCTTCCTTAATCGTGGAGAAGTGGTCGCACTCCTTGGACAAAATGGAGCAGGTAAATCTACGCTCATAAAAATCTTGAGTGGGATTACAATAAAGACGGAGGCAAAATCCTGATTAATGGGGAAGAAGTCCATTTTCACGCTCCCTCAGATTCCTTGGCCAAAGGCATTCGAGTTATCTATCAGGAACTGGAACTTTTCCCAGAGCTGAGCGTAGCCGAGAACATTTTTATGGGAGACCTGCCTACCAAACGTTTCGTCGGTATACCCATACGTCAGAAAGAAGAAATTGAACGCCGCGCCCAAGAACTTCTGGAACTTTTAGGAGAACAAATTGACCCGGAAATACCGGTGAAAAAACTCAGTGTTTCTGAAAAACAGGTGGTAGAAATCGCCAGAGCCTTAGCCAAAAAAGCGAACATTATCGTAATGGATGAACCGACTGCCACATTATCTCAAAAGGAAGTAGAAAAACTCTTTGGCATCATCAAGAAACTTCGCGAACAGCGCTAAAGGGGGTTTTTAGTATGAACACACGAGAGCGCTTTTATGAAGTGATGCACTTTAACACTCGGGTTCGTTCTGTCAAACGGGAATTTGGTTACTGGGAAAAACAGTCGAGCGATTTTATCGGGAGGGTTTACCTAAGAAATCGTACCCGCACCTTCCTCAGACTGTCTCTTCTCCCACCTCACACCTTTATGTTCCCTGCTGGCAATCTATAAAGGGTGATACCCTCCCTCCTGGAATCGCTGTCGTAGGAGGAGGTCTTTACTGGCCGACTCAGGGGTTTCACCTCGATTTCGATATTCGTTCCTACTTTGGGATGGATAAGCCTCAGATACTGCTCAATCTCAACCTTCTTTTCTATCCGCCTTTTGAAATCGAAATCCTGGAAGAAGACGATCACCACCTCCTTTACGTTGACCTGGATGGGGTTAAAAGGCATTTTCTTAAAGAAACTGCAGTGATCCCTTCAGCCGTCGAGTATCCAATCAAAAACTGGGAAACTTGGGAAACACTCAAAAGAGAGCGGCTCCGGCCAGAGGAAATTCTTTTTCGTCTGCCCCCAAATTGGGACGAGATGATCGTTCTTTATAAAGAACGAGATTTTCCTCTGGTTATCGGTGGGTATCCCCACGGTCTTTTTGGAACCTTGGCAACGCTCATGGGATATGAAAATCTTTTCGTAGGGTACTATCAGGACCCAGAGCTTATCCATGACATTACCCAAACCTTTGTCAACCTCTGGATGGCTATCTACGAAGAAATCCTGGCTCAAATTGAAGTTGATGCCCTCCACATTTGGGAAGACCTGTCCTTCGGTAAGGGCCCCATGATTTCCCCAAAAATCATGCAGGAATTTATGGTACCTTATTATCGCCGACTCACCGATTTTGTCAAAGCCCGGGGTGTTGAGGTAGTGCTCCTGGATACCGATGGATACTGTTTCGATATCATTCCTCTTTTAATCGCAGGCGGTATCACTGGTCTTTACCCCATCGAAGTAAGCTGCGGAATGGACCTTGTACAAGTGCGCAAAGCGTTTCCACAATTACAGCTTCTCGGTGGAATCCCCAAAAGCGAAATTGCTCGAGGCAAAGAACGTATCGAAGAAATCTTGAAAACGGTTCAGGAAGTACTAAAAACGGGGGGATACATCCCCTTTGGGGATCACCTCATCCCTCCTGAAGTCGGTTTTCAAGAGTTTTCTTCATACCGCATCCGATTGAACGAAATCATAGAAAAAACAGGAAAATATTAGGCATGCGGTAAGGGACAACTTTTCCATTGATAACGTTACCAAAAAGTATTGAAAGTAATTAGTTAAGCGAAAAAATTTGATTGACAACGTTACCACATTCTGCTACACTCATTCATGAGATGAGGGAGTTTTGGTGTTGCCTCCGGAGGAGGGTAGTGTGCCAGACCTTCTTTTCATGGAGAAGATTTGCAAGTCCTTTTTTGGCGTCCCGGTTCTTAAAAATGTCTCCTTCCAATTGCGCCATGGTGAAGTCCACGTGCTGTTGGGAGAAAATGGTGCCGGTAAATCAACGCTCATCAAGATTCTAAGCGGAGCCTATACCTTAGACAGTGGAAAAATATTCCTGGAGGGTCACGAAATCGATACGGCAAACTACAATCCAGAAACTGCAACCCGGATGGGCATCGCCACAATATACCAAAATTTTCACCTTGTGCCACACCTTACCGTTGCGGAGAACATCTCTCTTGCCACCTTCCCGGTCTCTCGAATGGGTTTTATTAATTGGTCAAAGGTGCGTGCTTTTGCTGAACAAGCCCTCCAGAGGGTACAACTTCAGATTGACCCCAAGACCAAAGTCAAAAATCTCACGATGTCCCAACAACAAATGCTTGAAATCGCCATAGCGCTCGCGCAAAAAGCAAAAATCATCATCATGGATGAACCCACCGCCGCAATCAGTCGTAAAGAGACCGAAACCCTTTTCCAAATCATCCGACAGATTAAAACCCAAGGGGTGGGCATCATTTATATTTCCCATAAACTGGAGGAAATCAAAGAAATTGGCGACACAATCACCATCCTCCGTGATGGAGAACAGGTAGGAACGATGACGGTTCGTAACGTGGATATGAACCAGGTTGTTCATCTCATGACTGGAAAAGAAATCCGTGCAGAGCAGAAAAGAGAGCGCAACATTCGTGACCAGGAAATTTTCCGCTGCATTCATTTATCGGCCGCTGGTAAATTTGAGGATATTTCTTTTATGGTGCGAGATGGTGAAATACTGGGATTAACGGGACTGGTCGGTGCCGGGAAAACAGAGTTAGCCCGAGCAATTTTTGGTGTCGACCGCTTCGAAAAAGGGGAAATTTTCGTTGGAGGAGTCCGGATATACCACAATACTCCCAGAGCCATGGTTGAGGCTGGGGTGGGGTATATCCCCGAAGACCGGGATTTATCCGGCCTCTGTCTGAACCGACCCATTCGAGACAACATCACCATCGTTTCCCATGCCAAGAGTCGAAATATTGGGCTCAATATCCGTCAGGACAATCAGATCGCTCAATCCTTTGTGCAACGCCTCCAAATTCGAACTGACTCTCTAGAAAGGCAGGTTAAATACTTAAGTGGTGGAAACAAGCAAAAGGTGATTCTTGCCAAATGGTTTCAAGCCCATTGTCAATTTCTCATCCTCGACGAACCCACCATTGGTATTGATGTCGGCGCAAGACAGGAAATTTATCGCCTGATTTATGATTTTGTCCGCGAAGCGAAACGAGGGGTACTTTTTATTTCCAGCGACCTTTCAGAAGTGCTCAATATTGTTGACCGTATTTTAGTCATGGTGCGAGGCCGGATTACTGCTGAACTTTCCCCCGATGGTCTCACCAAACAGGAACTTCTCACCTATTGTCTTGGCCTCAAGAATAACTTTATACAAGGGTGACAATATGCCCACAGAACGAAACTTCCTCAAAATGGTTCTCACCTTTATCACTCGCCAGCAATCCCTCTCCATGCTTTTCATTCTCCTCATTATGTGGATTGTCCTGGCGTTTCTCTCTCCGTACTTTCTCACCATCAACAACATCTTCGAAATCACGCTCCAGTCAGCGGTCATCGCCCTCATCGCCGCAGGAGAATCGTTTGTCATTTTCTCTGGAGGAATCGACCTCTCGGTAGGGTCAGTTTTTGCTTTTTCCGCCATTATAGGTGGCCTGGGATTAATGGCCACACAGAATATTTTCTTCTCTCTTCTCGCCTCCTTAGGTGGTGGGCTCTTTGCAGGTTTTTGTAACGGTGCCGCTATTATCAAGCTCAAAATTCCACCTTTTGTGGCTACCCTCGGTATGATGGGCATCGCCAGAGGTTTAGCGCTCATTCTTTCTCGTGGGATACCCATTTATGGTCTTCCCCGAGGATACATGTGGATTGGTCAAGGAAGGGTTTTGGGTGTTGTTCCAGTCCCCACAATCATCGTCCTTGTCCTCTTCACGGTGATGTTTTTCGTCTTGCGTAATACCCGCTTTGGTCGTTTCACCTACGCTCTGGGAAGTAACGCCGAAGCAACCAGGTTATCTGGAGTGAAAATTCCCCCGGTGATGCTCGGCATTTACATGATCTCAGGAGCATTTGCCTCGGTTGCTGCGGTTATTGAGTCAGCTCGCCTCGGCACCATGCAACCAGCTTCTGGCAGTGGATACGAACTTTTGGCCATCGGTTCAGTGTTTATCGGTGGCGCAAGCATTTACGGAGGTGAAGGAAACATTTTTGCTTCCCTCATTGGCGCTCTCATCGTCACCACCATTCGTAACGGTCTGAACATTCTGGGTGTCTCAGCCTTTTACCAGTACGTCGTCAACGGACTCATCATTATCTTTGCCGTAGCCGCGGACCAAAGCCGAAGGGCTCGTTAAAAAGCGGTTAAAGCCGCTTATTTTAAAAAGGAGGTCGTGGAAAATGGGTACGAGAAAATGGTTGGTGTGCTTTCTGGTTTTGCTGTTGGCATTCAGTGCAAGTATTCCAGTTTTTGCTCAGGACCGGTCAAAGACCATCGTGTTTATTCCCAAGTCAACGGATGTCACCTACTGGCTCTTTTTGCGGAAGGGTGCCGTGGACAAGGCGAGAGAACTAGGCTACGAAATCGACTACCAGGGTGTTGCCACCGAAGCCGACATCGCTGGTCAGGTGAACCTCGTCAATAACATTGCCGCCACAAAACCTGCTGGGATTCTTCTGGCTGCAACCGACGCCAAAGCGCTCCAGGCCCCAGTAGAAAACGCCATCAAATCTGGAGTGCCAGTGATCATGGTTGACTCTGGCATCGAAGACCCATCCATCCCCTATGCCAACATCACCACTGACAACTTCGATGGTGGTTACAAGGCCGGTATGCTCCTTGCGGAAATGATCGGCAAAAAGGGTAAGGTCTCCAATATCGGCATCACCGCGGGTTCACAAACCGGAAGGGAACGTAGCGACGGGTTTATTGAGGCCATGAAAAACTTTCCCGATATCCAGGTCTTGCCGGTACAGTGGACGAATGCCGAAGCAGCAACAGCTATGAACATTGCCACGGATCAGCTCAATGCCAATCCCGACATCGTGGGTTTCTATTCTGCTGCCGCTCCGATGGCCGTTGGTATCGCCCAAGCTCTAAAAGCCAAAGGATTGGACAAAAAAATCAAACTCATTACTTTTGACCCCAGCCCGGAAGTGCTTCCGCTCTTCGAAGAGGGAACCATTCACGCTATCCTTGCTCAGGACCCCTATCAGATGGGATACCGTGGCGTGGAAATGCTTGACCAGGTGATTAAAGGCGGCACGATTAGTCCCGAAGAGAAAAACATCCAGATTCCAGTGGTCATCATCACTCCTGAAAACTATAACCAACCAGAAATTCAAAAACTCCTGCAGACTCCAGACAAATTTTAGCCTTACGGGGCTCCAAGTACGGAGCCCCGACCTCAACGATAGGATTTTTCAGTAAACTGGGCTACCATCCAGTCAGAAAAAAAGCGGCGCACAAAAAGAGGCCCCAAACGATTCCTCCACCCAGGCACGTACACAACTTTATTATGCTCATACGCTGTAAGGGACGCTCTCGCCACGATCTCCGGGTCCATCACCCCAGGAGAATCTTTTGGTCGCTGAAGGCCATTTCGGGAACGCTCAAAAAATCGAGTTCTGGTTGGACCGGGAGCAACATAGAGGACATGAACATTATACCTTTTCCATTCCGCCCAAAGGGACAGGGAAAAACTATGGACATAGGCTTTAGTGGCCGCATAGACGGCAAAATTTGCCACCGGGAAAAATCCAGCCACCGAACCAACATTAATTACCCCACCGCGCCTTTTTTCCACCATCCGCTTTCCTGCCTGGAAAGCAAGCTCAGTCAGAACAGTGATGTTGAGTTCGATCATCTCCCGGTATCGGGAGGGTTCCCGTTCCAGAAACTTTCCATAAAAAGCAACTCCAGCGTTATTAATCAAAAGGTCGACATCGAATTCCTGAAGAATACCGACAGCTTTTCGCAGCTCCTGGGTCAGGTCACAGCGCACAATTTCCATTTTTACCGGATGTTTTGTTTCGATCGTGGCTGCAACACGCCTTAAAGCAGCTTCATCTCGTCCCAAAAGAATCACATTGAGACCCTTCTCAGCCAACCCATAGGCGAAGTGTTCCCCAATGCCAGAAGAAGCCCCTGTCACCAGAGCCCACTGCCCTTTCTGAAGTTTTGGCATCATCACCACCTCGAACAACAGTCTTCACTAAAGGAATATTACCGAAAAGAAAGGGTTTAGGCAAAATAAGAGATGCCATGTGGAAAGAAATTCTTTACTGTGGAGGAGCATACCTTTCTGGGTCAGTACTGTATGCGCCGCTTCTTGGAAAGTGCTTTGGTGTAGACCCCCGCAAGACCGGAACGGACGGTAACCCAGGAGCGGCGAACGCATTCCGAAGCGGTGGTGTGCTTTTGGGAATCTTGGTTTTACTCTTTGACTTTCTTAAAGGATTTATACCGGTTTTCCTCCTCTTTGAAAAAGCGCAACGCTTACAAACCATTTTAGCAATTGCCCCCGTAGCGGGACACGTCTTTCCAGTGTTCTTTCACTTTAAGGGTGGAAAAGGTATCGCCACCACGTTCGGGGTTTGGGGTGGGCTCACGTACTGGGTGATACCTTCAATCCTGGGTAGTACCTTTTCCGCCTTTCTCCTCCTCCGGCACCTAATCAATATTACCCTTTCTGACCACCTTGCCGTCACAATCGGAATGATCCATCTTAGTGGATGGACGTTACTTCGCTATGGACATCCATATTTTCTCATCGCTCTTTTCAACACCGCTCTCCTCATTTTCACTCACCGACATGAATTCAGACGAAAGGGGCAGAACTATGTTTGACCAGGGAACAATTTTTACCCACTTCGAACGAGTTCACATCTTTGCCATAGTGCTCGCTGGTATTGCCTTTTTCAACCTCCTCACCATCCAAAAACCAACCCGAAGAGGGATTACTTCAGAAAAACCCCTAGTCAGTATCCTCATCCCAGCTCGAAACGAAGAACGTACGATTACAAGATGCCTCCAATCAATTCTTGCCCAGGATTATCCTCACTTTGAAGTGCTCGTCTGGGATGACTGTTCCACCGACAAAACACGAGAAATCCTCTACACCATTCAAGACAGGCGATTCCGCTGGATCGCTGGTAGCGAACCACCTCCTGGTTGGCTGGGAAAAAGCTGGGCCTGTTTTAATCTGGCTCAAAATGCTCGAGGGGAAATTCTCATCTTTACTGACGCCGACACCTGGCACACACCTTCGACGTTGAGTGTTCTCGTTGACGAAATGCTCAACCATCGGCTCGACGCCTTAAGTGGTATCGCTCGCGAGGAGACAAGCACTTTGGGAGAAAAGTTGACCGTTCCTTTCATCGTCTGGAGCGTGGTTGCCCTGTACCCCCATTTTTTGTCTCGCGTTTTTCCACGCTGGCGAGCTCTTGCCGTGGGAAACGGTCAACTCATGGCCTTCCGTCGAAGGGTTTACTGGGATATTGATGGACATCGGGCCGTACGAGAAAAAGTGGTGGAAGACATCGAACTCGCTCGAAAACTCCGTGCACGTGGATACCGCTACTGTTTTTACAACCTCACTGAAATCATATCCTGTCGAATGTACAGGAATTTCCAGGAATCATTCCTGGGTCTCGCCAAGAGTTATTTCTGGATTTTTGGAGGCAACATCGCTTTTTCGAGCTTCGTTTGGAGCTGGCTCTTTTTCTATACCGTGTATCCGTACTGGCTTTTACTTAAACAGGACGATATGACCCGAGCACTCCTCACGATTGGGGCAAATGGTCTTTCCTGGTGGGTAACAAGTTTTTTTTACCGTCTCACACCGTGGAGCATCCTCCTCAGCCCTTTCATTTTGGTCATGAGCACAATCATTGGATGGACTTCCGTCATTCTCACCAGAACCAAACGAGTTATCTGGAAAGAACGGTACATTCTCAAAGCGTCCCCACCCCTGCGATGAAATTCTAAACGCATAGCGACATACATCAAAGGGCGTCTTTTTCCCGCCATAGAATAAAAAGACCATAAAGCCATGTACTTTCCCCGCAAGCCCAGTGGTTTCCCTATCCATGCACTAAAATCCCCAATAAGAATGGGAAGTGTTCGTAACCAACCACCCGGTAAGGGCCAGGC
The sequence above is drawn from the Atribacterota bacterium genome and encodes:
- a CDS encoding sugar ABC transporter substrate-binding protein; amino-acid sequence: FTKRDKDAIVVGLGCDETGQEELSKEGYIYVGDPASFPERYGNYLIPAALMKLAGHSLPEGIFVQHVVVTPMNVCELYPKWPCVTPEGYPDVKYEFPKEAYNKFLAELREKYKEYAQLIPEDIQ
- a CDS encoding uroporphyrinogen decarboxylase family protein, with protein sequence MDKPQILLNLNLLFYPPFEIEILEEDDHHLLYVDLDGVKRHFLKETAVIPSAVEYPIKNWETWETLKRERLRPEEILFRLPPNWDEMIVLYKERDFPLVIGGYPHGLFGTLATLMGYENLFVGYYQDPELIHDITQTFVNLWMAIYEEILAQIEVDALHIWEDLSFGKGPMISPKIMQEFMVPYYRRLTDFVKARGVEVVLLDTDGYCFDIIPLLIAGGITGLYPIEVSCGMDLVQVRKAFPQLQLLGGIPKSEIARGKERIEEILKTVQEVLKTGGYIPFGDHLIPPEVGFQEFSSYRIRLNEIIEKTGKY
- a CDS encoding sugar ABC transporter ATP-binding protein, translating into MPDLLFMEKICKSFFGVPVLKNVSFQLRHGEVHVLLGENGAGKSTLIKILSGAYTLDSGKIFLEGHEIDTANYNPETATRMGIATIYQNFHLVPHLTVAENISLATFPVSRMGFINWSKVRAFAEQALQRVQLQIDPKTKVKNLTMSQQQMLEIAIALAQKAKIIIMDEPTAAISRKETETLFQIIRQIKTQGVGIIYISHKLEEIKEIGDTITILRDGEQVGTMTVRNVDMNQVVHLMTGKEIRAEQKRERNIRDQEIFRCIHLSAAGKFEDISFMVRDGEILGLTGLVGAGKTELARAIFGVDRFEKGEIFVGGVRIYHNTPRAMVEAGVGYIPEDRDLSGLCLNRPIRDNITIVSHAKSRNIGLNIRQDNQIAQSFVQRLQIRTDSLERQVKYLSGGNKQKVILAKWFQAHCQFLILDEPTIGIDVGARQEIYRLIYDFVREAKRGVLFISSDLSEVLNIVDRILVMVRGRITAELSPDGLTKQELLTYCLGLKNNFIQG
- a CDS encoding ABC transporter permease, whose amino-acid sequence is MPTERNFLKMVLTFITRQQSLSMLFILLIMWIVLAFLSPYFLTINNIFEITLQSAVIALIAAGESFVIFSGGIDLSVGSVFAFSAIIGGLGLMATQNIFFSLLASLGGGLFAGFCNGAAIIKLKIPPFVATLGMMGIARGLALILSRGIPIYGLPRGYMWIGQGRVLGVVPVPTIIVLVLFTVMFFVLRNTRFGRFTYALGSNAEATRLSGVKIPPVMLGIYMISGAFASVAAVIESARLGTMQPASGSGYELLAIGSVFIGGASIYGGEGNIFASLIGALIVTTIRNGLNILGVSAFYQYVVNGLIIIFAVAADQSRRAR
- a CDS encoding ABC transporter substrate-binding protein — its product is MGTRKWLVCFLVLLLAFSASIPVFAQDRSKTIVFIPKSTDVTYWLFLRKGAVDKARELGYEIDYQGVATEADIAGQVNLVNNIAATKPAGILLAATDAKALQAPVENAIKSGVPVIMVDSGIEDPSIPYANITTDNFDGGYKAGMLLAEMIGKKGKVSNIGITAGSQTGRERSDGFIEAMKNFPDIQVLPVQWTNAEAATAMNIATDQLNANPDIVGFYSAAAPMAVGIAQALKAKGLDKKIKLITFDPSPEVLPLFEEGTIHAILAQDPYQMGYRGVEMLDQVIKGGTISPEEKNIQIPVVIITPENYNQPEIQKLLQTPDKF
- a CDS encoding SDR family oxidoreductase, which produces MMPKLQKGQWALVTGASSGIGEHFAYGLAEKGLNVILLGRDEAALRRVAATIETKHPVKMEIVRCDLTQELRKAVGILQEFDVDLLINNAGVAFYGKFLEREPSRYREMIELNITVLTELAFQAGKRMVEKRRGGVINVGSVAGFFPVANFAVYAATKAYVHSFSLSLWAEWKRYNVHVLYVAPGPTRTRFFERSRNGLQRPKDSPGVMDPEIVARASLTAYEHNKVVYVPGWRNRLGPLFVRRFFSDWMVAQFTEKSYR
- a CDS encoding glycerol-3-phosphate acyltransferase; this encodes MWKEILYCGGAYLSGSVLYAPLLGKCFGVDPRKTGTDGNPGAANAFRSGGVLLGILVLLFDFLKGFIPVFLLFEKAQRLQTILAIAPVAGHVFPVFFHFKGGKGIATTFGVWGGLTYWVIPSILGSTFSAFLLLRHLINITLSDHLAVTIGMIHLSGWTLLRYGHPYFLIALFNTALLIFTHRHEFRRKGQNYV
- a CDS encoding glycosyltransferase, translating into MFDQGTIFTHFERVHIFAIVLAGIAFFNLLTIQKPTRRGITSEKPLVSILIPARNEERTITRCLQSILAQDYPHFEVLVWDDCSTDKTREILYTIQDRRFRWIAGSEPPPGWLGKSWACFNLAQNARGEILIFTDADTWHTPSTLSVLVDEMLNHRLDALSGIAREETSTLGEKLTVPFIVWSVVALYPHFLSRVFPRWRALAVGNGQLMAFRRRVYWDIDGHRAVREKVVEDIELARKLRARGYRYCFYNLTEIISCRMYRNFQESFLGLAKSYFWIFGGNIAFSSFVWSWLFFYTVYPYWLLLKQDDMTRALLTIGANGLSWWVTSFFYRLTPWSILLSPFILVMSTIIGWTSVILTRTKRVIWKERYILKASPPLR